A stretch of the Pangasianodon hypophthalmus isolate fPanHyp1 chromosome 28, fPanHyp1.pri, whole genome shotgun sequence genome encodes the following:
- the trim2a gene encoding tripartite motif-containing protein 2 isoform X5: MCLQSFVPVHSLTLSCPVCRQTSVLPEKGVAALQSNFFITNLMEVLKSQDTELGDEDLLLDINTVSTEQQLSCPNHGANVKEFYCPVCETAVCEECNSDDHAQHVTVPLTHVLTQHRASLLQQLNSVRSRLPEIDSALQTLSEILQQLTSQKSSVEEKIHTTFSELQKMLDVRKSVLLMEVEVNYTLKHKVLQAQLALLLQEQEGMRSGCRLTERALCSGSEAEVLLVEKQLSERLSDLATRELPLRPEENGQLSFTAETDGLCSSIRRLGSIITGSAVAGETVASGEGLRRCVVGRPTSITVTSKDRDGGLCQTGGAPLSAELNGADGTLVGEGEVVDHKDGTYDVLYTLSHEGQYMLALRLYGKHIRGSPFSIRATKHTQESDNTNGAKRCLKSLGSSHIKQQAVKRPGSMYSSGRGKGNATEDDLILRIGTKGRNKGEFANLQGVAASDTGNILIADSNNQCVQIFSNDGKFKSRFGVRGRSPGQLQRPTGITIHPNGDVIIADYDTKWVSIFSSDGKFKSKIGSGKLMGPKGVSVDRNGNIIVVDNKSCSIFIFQPNGKLIRKFGTRGNGDKQFAGPHFAAVNQNNEIIVTDFHNHSVKVFNAEGEFVLKFGCSGEGNGQFNAPTGVAVDLNGNIIVADWGNSRIQVFDSSGSFLSFINTSADPLFGPQGLAITSDSHILVADSGNHCFKVYRYLQ; this comes from the exons at GTGTCTTCAGAGCTTCGTCCCTGTCCACAGCCTGACTCTGTCGTGTCCTGTCTGCCGTCAGACCTCTGTCCTTCCTGAGAAGGGTGTGGCAGCATTACAGAGCAACTTCTTCATCACCAACCTGATGGAGGTGCTGAAGAGTCAGGACACAGAACTAGGAGACGAGGACTTACTGCTGGACATCAACACTGTGAGCACGGAACAACAGCTGTCCTGTCCCAACCACGGAGCAAAC gTAAAGGAGTTTTACTGTCCCGTGTgtgagacagctgtgtgtgaggagtgcaACAGTGATGACCACGCCCAACACGTGACCGTCCCCCTCACACATGTCCTCACACAGCACAGAGCTTCACTGCTGCAGCAGCTAAACTCTGTCAGGAGCAG ACTTCCGGAGATCGACTCGGCGCTGCAGACGCTGTCTGAGATCCTGCAGCAGCTGACCAGTCAGAAGAGCTCAGTTGAAGAGAAAATCCACACCACCTTCAGTGAgctgcagaagatgctggatgTGCGTAAGAGTGTGCTGCtgatggaggtggaggtgaaCTACACCCTCAAACACAAG GTGCTTCAGGCGCAGTTAGCATTGCTGCTGCAGGAGCAGGAGGGCATGCGCAGTGGCTGCAGACTGACAGAAAGGGCATTATGCAGTGGCTCTGAGGCCGAGGTGCTGCTGGTGGAGAAGCAGCTGAGCGAGCGACTAAGTGACCTGGCGACTCGTGAACTTCCTCTGAGGCCTGAAGAGAATGGTCAACTCAGCTTCACAGCAGAGACTGATGGTCTGTGCAGCTCCATCCGCCGTCTGGGTTCCATCATCACTGGCAGCGCAGTGGCAGGAGAGACGGTGGCGAGTGGTGAGGGACTGCGGCGCTGCGTGGTGGGCCGGCCCACGTCCATCACTGTCACCTCTAAGGACAGAGACGGTGGGCTGTGCCAGACAGGGGGCGCTCCTCTCTCAGCTGAGCTGAATGGTGCAGATGGTACACTGGTGGGAGAAGGAGAAGTTGTCGACCACAAAGATGGCACGTATGACGTACTGTACACACTGTCACATGAGGGACAGTACATGCTTGCACTTCGCCTGTATGGAAAGCACATCCGCGGGAGTCCCTTCAGCATCCGTGCCACCAAACACACGCAGGAATCTGACAACACCAATGGTGCCAAGAGATGTCTGAAGTCGCTGGGGAGCTCCCACATCAAACAGCAAGCCGTCAAGCGGCCCGGCAGCATGTACAGCTCGGGCAGGGGCAAGGGGAACGCCACTGAGGATGACCTCATCCTCCGAATCG GGACTAAAGGGAGAAATAAGGGAGAATTTGCCAATCTGCAGGGCGTGGCCGCTTCAGACActggaaatattttaatagctgacaGCAACAATCAGTGTGTCCAG ATATTTTCGAATGATGGAAAGTTTAAGAGTCGTTTCGGGGTACGGGGTCGGTCTCCAGGGCAACTCCAACGGCCCACCGGCATCACCATCCACCCCAACGGTGACGTCATCATTGCCGACTACGACACCAAATGGGTCAGCATATTCTCCAGCGACGGTAAATTTAAG AGTAAGATCGGCTCTGGGAAGCTGATGGGTCCTAAAGGTGTGTCTGTGGACAGAAATGGGAACATCATCGTAGTGGACAATAAATCCTGCAGCATCTTCATCTTCCAGCCAAATGGCAAACTCATCCGCAAGTTTGGCACTCGTGGAAATGGAGACAAACAGTTCGCAG GTCCCCACTTTGCAGCAGTGAATCAGAATAATGAGATTATTGTCACTGATTTCCACAATCACTCAGTAAAG GTGTTTAATGCGGAGGGAGAGTTCGTGTTGAAGTTCGGCTGTAGTGGTGAGGGAAATGGTCAGTTTAACGCCCCCACAGGAGTCGCTGTGGATTTAAACGGAAACATCATCGTAGCAGACTGGGGAAACAGCCGGATACAG gTGTTTGACAGCAGTGGCTCATTCCTGTCCTTCATCAACACATCAGCAGATCCTCTGTTTGGCCCTCAGGGTCTCGCCATCACCTCCGACTCTCACATCCTCGTGGCTGATTCAGGAAACCACTGCTTTAAAGTTTACCGCTACCTCCAGTGA